In Drosophila innubila isolate TH190305 chromosome 2R unlocalized genomic scaffold, UK_Dinn_1.0 1_C_2R, whole genome shotgun sequence, the following are encoded in one genomic region:
- the LOC117784082 gene encoding antichymotrypsin-2-like isoform X6 → MANTDSNNVAEFSRRLANFSMELYGKLISLKPNQNVVFSPFSIQSCAAMARLGASGETAAQLDRGLGLISSDAAQIASSFHEVIAAYENSTILRIANKIYVMKGYELRDEFSSLLTKQFLSAAEHVDFAKNVEAARLINSWVEQRTNNLVKDLVPASALDSDSRLVLVNAIHFKGNWVHPFPEHSTHNERFHLNEIDGIDVPMMNLKERLRYADLPSLDASALELPYENSDLSMLILLPKSKTGLPQLEEKLRNTPLAEITEHLHKTQVLVKLPKFKSEFEVELTDAFKQLGMTHLFSNQADFSKMLKSPEDLKVSKIIHKAFIDVNEKGTEAAAATGVVVRKKRSLISQQEPIEFHADHPFIYVLAHQQTLPLFFGSVVQLDVATCCSCASTTAVNEHDEL, encoded by the exons ATGGCCAACACCGATAGCAACAATGTGGCCGAGTTCTCCCGCCGGCTGGCCAACTTCTCCATGGAGCTGTACGGCAAACTGATCTCGCTGAAGCCCAATCAGAACGTTGTCTTCTCCCCCTTCTCCATCCAGAGCTGTGCGGCCATGGCTCGGCTGGGCGCCTCGGGAGAAACAGCCGCCCAACTGGATCGTGGCCTTGGTCTCATTTCCAGTGATGCGGCACAGATCGCCAGCAGTTTCCACGAAGTGATCGCTGCGTATGAAAACAGTACCATTCTACGCATTGCCAACAAGATCTACGTAATGAAGGGATATGAACTGCGGGATGAATTCAGTTCGCTGCTCACCAAACAGTTTCTATCGGCTGCGGAGCATGTGGACTTTGCCAAGAATGTGGAGGCAGCGCGTCTCATCAATTCCTGGGTGGAGCAGCGCACCAACAACTTGGTCAAGGATCTGGTACCGGCCAGTGCCTTGGATTCCGATTCCCGTCTAGTGTTGGTCAATGCCATACACTTCAAGGGCAACTGGGTGCATCCATTCCCGGAGCACTCCACCCACAATGAGCGTTtccatttaaatgaaatcgaTGGCATCGATGTGCCCATGATGAACCTAAAGGAACGTTTGCGTTATGCCGATCTGCCTAGTCTGGATGCCTCAGCACTGGAATTGCCCTACGAGAACTCGGACTTGTCCATGTTGATACTGTTGCCCAAGAGCAAAACTGGTCTGCCACAGCTGGAGGAGAAGCTACGCAATACACCGCTTGCAGAGATCACGGAGCATCTGCACAAGACTCAGGTGCTGGTCAAGTTGCCCAAGTTCAAGTCCGAGTTTGAGGTGGAGCTGACAGACGCCTTCAAGCAG CTGGGCATGACGCACTTGTTCTCGAATCAAGCGGACTTTAGCAAGATGCTCAAGAGTCCGGAGGATCTGAAGGTGTCCAAGATCATACACAAGGCCTTCATTGATGTGAATGAGAAGGGCACTGAGGCAGCTGCCGCCACCG GCGTTGTGGTGCGTAAGAAACGTAGCCTCATATCACAACAGGAGCCAATCGAGTTCCATGCAGATCATCCATTCATCTATGTGCTGGCACATCAGCAAACTCTGCCCTTGTTCTTCGGTTCCGTTGTGCAACTAGACGTGGCAACTTGCTGCAGTTGTGcctcaacaacagcagtcaACGAACATGACGAGCTTtga
- the LOC117784082 gene encoding antichymotrypsin-2-like isoform X4 has product MRRLLQLDVCVTLSLLLLLLQLAQSQHQSQLQSKSILNTMANTDSNNVAEFSRRLANFSMELYGKLISLKPNQNVVFSPFSIQSCAAMARLGASGETAAQLDRGLGLISSDAAQIASSFHEVIAAYENSTILRIANKIYVMKGYELRDEFSSLLTKQFLSAAEHVDFAKNVEAARLINSWVEQRTNNLVKDLVPASALDSDSRLVLVNAIHFKGNWVHPFPEHSTHNERFHLNEIDGIDVPMMNLKERLRYADLPSLDASALELPYENSDLSMLILLPKSKTGLPQLEEKLRNTPLAEITEHLHKTQVLVKLPKFKSEFEVELTDAFKQLGMTHLFSNQADFSKMLKSPEDLKVSKIIHKAFIDVNEKGTEAAAATALKLQPMCYRIEPPPMLFHANHPFAFYIINKLGLILFGGKMQRF; this is encoded by the exons ATGCGGCGACTTTTGCAATTAGACG TCTGTGTGACGctctcgctgctgctgctgctcctacAACTCGCCCAATCCCAGCACCAATCCCAGCTCCAATCCAAGTCCATACTCAACACCATGGCCAACACCGATAGCAACAATGTGGCCGAGTTCTCCCGCCGGCTGGCCAACTTCTCCATGGAGCTGTACGGCAAACTGATCTCGCTGAAGCCCAATCAGAACGTTGTCTTCTCCCCCTTCTCCATCCAGAGCTGTGCGGCCATGGCTCGGCTGGGCGCCTCGGGAGAAACAGCCGCCCAACTGGATCGTGGCCTTGGTCTCATTTCCAGTGATGCGGCACAGATCGCCAGCAGTTTCCACGAAGTGATCGCTGCGTATGAAAACAGTACCATTCTACGCATTGCCAACAAGATCTACGTAATGAAGGGATATGAACTGCGGGATGAATTCAGTTCGCTGCTCACCAAACAGTTTCTATCGGCTGCGGAGCATGTGGACTTTGCCAAGAATGTGGAGGCAGCGCGTCTCATCAATTCCTGGGTGGAGCAGCGCACCAACAACTTGGTCAAGGATCTGGTACCGGCCAGTGCCTTGGATTCCGATTCCCGTCTAGTGTTGGTCAATGCCATACACTTCAAGGGCAACTGGGTGCATCCATTCCCGGAGCACTCCACCCACAATGAGCGTTtccatttaaatgaaatcgaTGGCATCGATGTGCCCATGATGAACCTAAAGGAACGTTTGCGTTATGCCGATCTGCCTAGTCTGGATGCCTCAGCACTGGAATTGCCCTACGAGAACTCGGACTTGTCCATGTTGATACTGTTGCCCAAGAGCAAAACTGGTCTGCCACAGCTGGAGGAGAAGCTACGCAATACACCGCTTGCAGAGATCACGGAGCATCTGCACAAGACTCAGGTGCTGGTCAAGTTGCCCAAGTTCAAGTCCGAGTTTGAGGTGGAGCTGACAGACGCCTTCAAGCAG CTGGGCATGACGCACTTGTTCTCGAATCAAGCGGACTTTAGCAAGATGCTCAAGAGTCCGGAGGATCTGAAGGTGTCCAAGATCATACACAAGGCCTTCATTGATGTGAATGAGAAGGGCACTGAGGCAGCTGCCGCCACCG CTCTCAAGCTGCAACCAATGTGCTACAGAATTGAACCACCACCCATGTTGTTCCATGCGAATCATccatttgctttttatattattaataaattgggACTAATTCTCTTTGGTGGCAAGATGCAACGATTTTGA
- the LOC117784082 gene encoding antichymotrypsin-2-like isoform X5 translates to MRRLLQLDVCVTLSLLLLLLQLAQSQHQSQLQSKSILNTMANTDSNNVAEFSRRLANFSMELYGKLISLKPNQNVVFSPFSIQSCAAMARLGASGETAAQLDRGLGLISSDAAQIASSFHEVIAAYENSTILRIANKIYVMKGYELRDEFSSLLTKQFLSAAEHVDFAKNVEAARLINSWVEQRTNNLVKDLVPASALDSDSRLVLVNAIHFKGNWVHPFPEHSTHNERFHLNEIDGIDVPMMNLKERLRYADLPSLDASALELPYENSDLSMLILLPKSKTGLPQLEEKLRNTPLAEITEHLHKTQVLVKLPKFKSEFEVELTDAFKQLGMTHLFSNQADFSKMLKSPEDLKVSKIIHKAFIDVNEKGTEAAAATVVRIMMVSAIRGLHRKQFYATHPFIYYIKSQRNVLLFSGKHLR, encoded by the exons ATGCGGCGACTTTTGCAATTAGACG TCTGTGTGACGctctcgctgctgctgctgctcctacAACTCGCCCAATCCCAGCACCAATCCCAGCTCCAATCCAAGTCCATACTCAACACCATGGCCAACACCGATAGCAACAATGTGGCCGAGTTCTCCCGCCGGCTGGCCAACTTCTCCATGGAGCTGTACGGCAAACTGATCTCGCTGAAGCCCAATCAGAACGTTGTCTTCTCCCCCTTCTCCATCCAGAGCTGTGCGGCCATGGCTCGGCTGGGCGCCTCGGGAGAAACAGCCGCCCAACTGGATCGTGGCCTTGGTCTCATTTCCAGTGATGCGGCACAGATCGCCAGCAGTTTCCACGAAGTGATCGCTGCGTATGAAAACAGTACCATTCTACGCATTGCCAACAAGATCTACGTAATGAAGGGATATGAACTGCGGGATGAATTCAGTTCGCTGCTCACCAAACAGTTTCTATCGGCTGCGGAGCATGTGGACTTTGCCAAGAATGTGGAGGCAGCGCGTCTCATCAATTCCTGGGTGGAGCAGCGCACCAACAACTTGGTCAAGGATCTGGTACCGGCCAGTGCCTTGGATTCCGATTCCCGTCTAGTGTTGGTCAATGCCATACACTTCAAGGGCAACTGGGTGCATCCATTCCCGGAGCACTCCACCCACAATGAGCGTTtccatttaaatgaaatcgaTGGCATCGATGTGCCCATGATGAACCTAAAGGAACGTTTGCGTTATGCCGATCTGCCTAGTCTGGATGCCTCAGCACTGGAATTGCCCTACGAGAACTCGGACTTGTCCATGTTGATACTGTTGCCCAAGAGCAAAACTGGTCTGCCACAGCTGGAGGAGAAGCTACGCAATACACCGCTTGCAGAGATCACGGAGCATCTGCACAAGACTCAGGTGCTGGTCAAGTTGCCCAAGTTCAAGTCCGAGTTTGAGGTGGAGCTGACAGACGCCTTCAAGCAG CTGGGCATGACGCACTTGTTCTCGAATCAAGCGGACTTTAGCAAGATGCTCAAGAGTCCGGAGGATCTGAAGGTGTCCAAGATCATACACAAGGCCTTCATTGATGTGAATGAGAAGGGCACTGAGGCAGCTGCCGCCACCG TTGTCCGCATTATGATGGTATCGGCTATTCGAGGACTCCACCGTAAACAATTCTATGCCACGCATCCGTTTATCTACTACATAAAGTCACAGCGTAATGTTCTGCTCTTTTCCGGCAAGCATTTGCGTTGA
- the LOC117784082 gene encoding antichymotrypsin-2-like isoform X3 — translation MRRLLQLDVCVTLSLLLLLLQLAQSQHQSQLQSKSILNTMANTDSNNVAEFSRRLANFSMELYGKLISLKPNQNVVFSPFSIQSCAAMARLGASGETAAQLDRGLGLISSDAAQIASSFHEVIAAYENSTILRIANKIYVMKGYELRDEFSSLLTKQFLSAAEHVDFAKNVEAARLINSWVEQRTNNLVKDLVPASALDSDSRLVLVNAIHFKGNWVHPFPEHSTHNERFHLNEIDGIDVPMMNLKERLRYADLPSLDASALELPYENSDLSMLILLPKSKTGLPQLEEKLRNTPLAEITEHLHKTQVLVKLPKFKSEFEVELTDAFKQLGMTHLFSNQADFSKMLKSPEDLKVSKIIHKAFIDVNEKGTEAAAATAMVMCFASMPMFQPDPITFYAEHPFNYYIINKQSTVLFAGKLQKL, via the exons ATGCGGCGACTTTTGCAATTAGACG TCTGTGTGACGctctcgctgctgctgctgctcctacAACTCGCCCAATCCCAGCACCAATCCCAGCTCCAATCCAAGTCCATACTCAACACCATGGCCAACACCGATAGCAACAATGTGGCCGAGTTCTCCCGCCGGCTGGCCAACTTCTCCATGGAGCTGTACGGCAAACTGATCTCGCTGAAGCCCAATCAGAACGTTGTCTTCTCCCCCTTCTCCATCCAGAGCTGTGCGGCCATGGCTCGGCTGGGCGCCTCGGGAGAAACAGCCGCCCAACTGGATCGTGGCCTTGGTCTCATTTCCAGTGATGCGGCACAGATCGCCAGCAGTTTCCACGAAGTGATCGCTGCGTATGAAAACAGTACCATTCTACGCATTGCCAACAAGATCTACGTAATGAAGGGATATGAACTGCGGGATGAATTCAGTTCGCTGCTCACCAAACAGTTTCTATCGGCTGCGGAGCATGTGGACTTTGCCAAGAATGTGGAGGCAGCGCGTCTCATCAATTCCTGGGTGGAGCAGCGCACCAACAACTTGGTCAAGGATCTGGTACCGGCCAGTGCCTTGGATTCCGATTCCCGTCTAGTGTTGGTCAATGCCATACACTTCAAGGGCAACTGGGTGCATCCATTCCCGGAGCACTCCACCCACAATGAGCGTTtccatttaaatgaaatcgaTGGCATCGATGTGCCCATGATGAACCTAAAGGAACGTTTGCGTTATGCCGATCTGCCTAGTCTGGATGCCTCAGCACTGGAATTGCCCTACGAGAACTCGGACTTGTCCATGTTGATACTGTTGCCCAAGAGCAAAACTGGTCTGCCACAGCTGGAGGAGAAGCTACGCAATACACCGCTTGCAGAGATCACGGAGCATCTGCACAAGACTCAGGTGCTGGTCAAGTTGCCCAAGTTCAAGTCCGAGTTTGAGGTGGAGCTGACAGACGCCTTCAAGCAG CTGGGCATGACGCACTTGTTCTCGAATCAAGCGGACTTTAGCAAGATGCTCAAGAGTCCGGAGGATCTGAAGGTGTCCAAGATCATACACAAGGCCTTCATTGATGTGAATGAGAAGGGCACTGAGGCAGCTGCCGCCACCG CAATGGTCATGTGTTTTGCATCGATGCCAATGTTCCAGCCGGATCCCATAACTTTTTATGCAGAGCATCCATTTAATTACTATATAATCAATAAGCAGAGCACGGTGCTCTTTGCAGGAAAActacaaaaactttaa
- the LOC117784084 gene encoding serine protease inhibitor 42Dd-like isoform X1, producing MTEVQKSCNAFARDLFDVVTRDSSTNRKVTGVNAIISPVSIQTSLIYAYMGADGSTAEELRHGLRLESDEREEIAKSFHEFWTKHCSYGDRLTLRSVNRLFVNQTLTLQSEFRKLAEDYFLTQPEALKFSDAVEATNTINDLVMKDTENKIQHLLQPDAVNADTSAVLVNALYFKGKFKKPFTPESTMSDDFYVDQDRHVEVDMMYQEDKFKYIELPEVDARAVQLPYEDSNISLLIILPNKTTGLLDLERNLKTIDLADIESRMTMEDVEIAMPRFSLEFDLDLRETLQELGISKLFDDSADLSRLFTTPTGQKISAAKHRGYIKVNEAGSEAAAVTFMKMVPMSLNMQKKTFKVDHPFIFFIHNPKAVFFAGRFVEPQKNKSSTCDDGLKSISESMRVEMSQMFSRKSD from the exons ATGACCGAGGTCCAGAAAAGCTGCAATGCATTCGCAAGAGATTTGTTCGATGTGGTTACTAGGGACAGTTCCACAAATAGAAAAGTCACCGGCGTTAATGCAATTATCTCACCTGTCTCGATACAAACATCGCTGATATATGCCTATATGGGAGCGGATGGTTCGACGGCCGAGGAACTGCGTCACGGACTGAGGCTGGAATCTGATGAACGGGAGGAAATTGCCAAAAGCTTTCATGAATTCTGGACAAAGCACTGCAGCTATGGTGACAGGTTAACATTAAGATCCGTGAATCGACTATTTGTTAACCAAACGCTGACTTTGCAGTCCGAGTTCCGTAAACTTGCTGAGGATTACTTCCTCACACAACCGGAGGCACTGAAATTTTCCGATGCCGTGGAGGCGACAAATACAATAAACGACTTGGTAATGAAGGATACGGAGAACAAGATACAACATTTATTACAACCAGATGCGGTGAATGCGGATACAAGTGCTGTTCTAGTGAATGCCCTGTATTTTAAGGGAAAGTTCAAGAAGCCCTTCACTCCCGAATCAACAATGTCTGATGACTTCTATGTGGACCAGGACAGGCACGTCGAGGTTGACATGATGTATCAGGAAGACAAGTTTAAGTACATTGAGCTGCCGGAAGTCGATGCCAGAGCCGTTCAGCTGCCCTACGAGGACTCCAATATATCCCTGCTCATCATACTCCCAAATAAGACGACGGGTCTGCTTGACCTGGAGCGTAATTTGAAGACGATCGATTTAGCAGACATTGAAAGTAGAATGACAATGGAGGATGTGGAAATAGCCATGCCCAGGTTTAGTCTAGAGTTTGATTTGGATCTAAGGGAGACACTGCAAGAG CTAGGCATATCGAAGTTATTCGATGATTCTGCGGATCTGAGTCGACTTTTTACAACGCCAACTGGACAGAAAATTTCAGCTGCCAAACACCGTGGATACATTAAAGTCAATGAGGCGGGATCTGAAGCTGCGGCTGTTACCT ttATGAAAATGGTGCCCATGAGTTTGAATATGCAGAAGAAAACCTTTAAGGTCGATCATCCCTTCATTTTCTTCATACACAACCCCAAAGCGGTTTTTTTCGCCGGTCGTTTTGTGGAgcctcaaaaaaataaaagttcaacATGTGACGATGGTTTGAAATCCATCAGTGAATCCATGAGAGTTGAAATGAGTCAAATGTTTTCTCGAAAGTCAGATTAa
- the LOC117784082 gene encoding antichymotrypsin-2-like isoform X1: MRRLLQLDVCVTLSLLLLLLQLAQSQHQSQLQSKSILNTMANTDSNNVAEFSRRLANFSMELYGKLISLKPNQNVVFSPFSIQSCAAMARLGASGETAAQLDRGLGLISSDAAQIASSFHEVIAAYENSTILRIANKIYVMKGYELRDEFSSLLTKQFLSAAEHVDFAKNVEAARLINSWVEQRTNNLVKDLVPASALDSDSRLVLVNAIHFKGNWVHPFPEHSTHNERFHLNEIDGIDVPMMNLKERLRYADLPSLDASALELPYENSDLSMLILLPKSKTGLPQLEEKLRNTPLAEITEHLHKTQVLVKLPKFKSEFEVELTDAFKQLGMTHLFSNQADFSKMLKSPEDLKVSKIIHKAFIDVNEKGTEAAAATGVVVRKKRSLISQQEPIEFHADHPFIYVLAHQQTLPLFFGSVVQLDVATCCSCASTTAVNEHDEL; the protein is encoded by the exons ATGCGGCGACTTTTGCAATTAGACG TCTGTGTGACGctctcgctgctgctgctgctcctacAACTCGCCCAATCCCAGCACCAATCCCAGCTCCAATCCAAGTCCATACTCAACACCATGGCCAACACCGATAGCAACAATGTGGCCGAGTTCTCCCGCCGGCTGGCCAACTTCTCCATGGAGCTGTACGGCAAACTGATCTCGCTGAAGCCCAATCAGAACGTTGTCTTCTCCCCCTTCTCCATCCAGAGCTGTGCGGCCATGGCTCGGCTGGGCGCCTCGGGAGAAACAGCCGCCCAACTGGATCGTGGCCTTGGTCTCATTTCCAGTGATGCGGCACAGATCGCCAGCAGTTTCCACGAAGTGATCGCTGCGTATGAAAACAGTACCATTCTACGCATTGCCAACAAGATCTACGTAATGAAGGGATATGAACTGCGGGATGAATTCAGTTCGCTGCTCACCAAACAGTTTCTATCGGCTGCGGAGCATGTGGACTTTGCCAAGAATGTGGAGGCAGCGCGTCTCATCAATTCCTGGGTGGAGCAGCGCACCAACAACTTGGTCAAGGATCTGGTACCGGCCAGTGCCTTGGATTCCGATTCCCGTCTAGTGTTGGTCAATGCCATACACTTCAAGGGCAACTGGGTGCATCCATTCCCGGAGCACTCCACCCACAATGAGCGTTtccatttaaatgaaatcgaTGGCATCGATGTGCCCATGATGAACCTAAAGGAACGTTTGCGTTATGCCGATCTGCCTAGTCTGGATGCCTCAGCACTGGAATTGCCCTACGAGAACTCGGACTTGTCCATGTTGATACTGTTGCCCAAGAGCAAAACTGGTCTGCCACAGCTGGAGGAGAAGCTACGCAATACACCGCTTGCAGAGATCACGGAGCATCTGCACAAGACTCAGGTGCTGGTCAAGTTGCCCAAGTTCAAGTCCGAGTTTGAGGTGGAGCTGACAGACGCCTTCAAGCAG CTGGGCATGACGCACTTGTTCTCGAATCAAGCGGACTTTAGCAAGATGCTCAAGAGTCCGGAGGATCTGAAGGTGTCCAAGATCATACACAAGGCCTTCATTGATGTGAATGAGAAGGGCACTGAGGCAGCTGCCGCCACCG GCGTTGTGGTGCGTAAGAAACGTAGCCTCATATCACAACAGGAGCCAATCGAGTTCCATGCAGATCATCCATTCATCTATGTGCTGGCACATCAGCAAACTCTGCCCTTGTTCTTCGGTTCCGTTGTGCAACTAGACGTGGCAACTTGCTGCAGTTGTGcctcaacaacagcagtcaACGAACATGACGAGCTTtga
- the LOC117784082 gene encoding antichymotrypsin-2-like isoform X2: MRRLLQLDVCVTLSLLLLLLQLAQSQHQSQLQSKSILNTMANTDSNNVAEFSRRLANFSMELYGKLISLKPNQNVVFSPFSIQSCAAMARLGASGETAAQLDRGLGLISSDAAQIASSFHEVIAAYENSTILRIANKIYVMKGYELRDEFSSLLTKQFLSAAEHVDFAKNVEAARLINSWVEQRTNNLVKDLVPASALDSDSRLVLVNAIHFKGNWVHPFPEHSTHNERFHLNEIDGIDVPMMNLKERLRYADLPSLDASALELPYENSDLSMLILLPKSKTGLPQLEEKLRNTPLAEITEHLHKTQVLVKLPKFKSEFEVELTDAFKQLGMTHLFSNQADFSKMLKSPEDLKVSKIIHKAFIDVNEKGTEAAAATAMVMCNALTPRFQPDPITFYAKHPFNYYIINKQSTLLFAGKQCDNFQKN; the protein is encoded by the exons ATGCGGCGACTTTTGCAATTAGACG TCTGTGTGACGctctcgctgctgctgctgctcctacAACTCGCCCAATCCCAGCACCAATCCCAGCTCCAATCCAAGTCCATACTCAACACCATGGCCAACACCGATAGCAACAATGTGGCCGAGTTCTCCCGCCGGCTGGCCAACTTCTCCATGGAGCTGTACGGCAAACTGATCTCGCTGAAGCCCAATCAGAACGTTGTCTTCTCCCCCTTCTCCATCCAGAGCTGTGCGGCCATGGCTCGGCTGGGCGCCTCGGGAGAAACAGCCGCCCAACTGGATCGTGGCCTTGGTCTCATTTCCAGTGATGCGGCACAGATCGCCAGCAGTTTCCACGAAGTGATCGCTGCGTATGAAAACAGTACCATTCTACGCATTGCCAACAAGATCTACGTAATGAAGGGATATGAACTGCGGGATGAATTCAGTTCGCTGCTCACCAAACAGTTTCTATCGGCTGCGGAGCATGTGGACTTTGCCAAGAATGTGGAGGCAGCGCGTCTCATCAATTCCTGGGTGGAGCAGCGCACCAACAACTTGGTCAAGGATCTGGTACCGGCCAGTGCCTTGGATTCCGATTCCCGTCTAGTGTTGGTCAATGCCATACACTTCAAGGGCAACTGGGTGCATCCATTCCCGGAGCACTCCACCCACAATGAGCGTTtccatttaaatgaaatcgaTGGCATCGATGTGCCCATGATGAACCTAAAGGAACGTTTGCGTTATGCCGATCTGCCTAGTCTGGATGCCTCAGCACTGGAATTGCCCTACGAGAACTCGGACTTGTCCATGTTGATACTGTTGCCCAAGAGCAAAACTGGTCTGCCACAGCTGGAGGAGAAGCTACGCAATACACCGCTTGCAGAGATCACGGAGCATCTGCACAAGACTCAGGTGCTGGTCAAGTTGCCCAAGTTCAAGTCCGAGTTTGAGGTGGAGCTGACAGACGCCTTCAAGCAG CTGGGCATGACGCACTTGTTCTCGAATCAAGCGGACTTTAGCAAGATGCTCAAGAGTCCGGAGGATCTGAAGGTGTCCAAGATCATACACAAGGCCTTCATTGATGTGAATGAGAAGGGCACTGAGGCAGCTGCCGCCACCG CAATGGTCATGTGTAATGCATTGACGCCCAGGTTCCAGCCGGATCCCATAACTTTTTATGCCAAGCATCCATTTAATTACTATATTATCAATAAGCAGAGCACGTTGCTCTTCGCTGGCAAACAGTGCGACAATTTTCAGAAGAATTGA
- the LOC117784084 gene encoding alaserpin-like isoform X2 — MKDTENKIQHLLQPDAVNADTSAVLVNALYFKGKFKKPFTPESTMSDDFYVDQDRHVEVDMMYQEDKFKYIELPEVDARAVQLPYEDSNISLLIILPNKTTGLLDLERNLKTIDLADIESRMTMEDVEIAMPRFSLEFDLDLRETLQELGISKLFDDSADLSRLFTTPTGQKISAAKHRGYIKVNEAGSEAAAVTFMKMVPMSLNMQKKTFKVDHPFIFFIHNPKAVFFAGRFVEPQKNKSSTCDDGLKSISESMRVEMSQMFSRKSD, encoded by the exons ATGAAGGATACGGAGAACAAGATACAACATTTATTACAACCAGATGCGGTGAATGCGGATACAAGTGCTGTTCTAGTGAATGCCCTGTATTTTAAGGGAAAGTTCAAGAAGCCCTTCACTCCCGAATCAACAATGTCTGATGACTTCTATGTGGACCAGGACAGGCACGTCGAGGTTGACATGATGTATCAGGAAGACAAGTTTAAGTACATTGAGCTGCCGGAAGTCGATGCCAGAGCCGTTCAGCTGCCCTACGAGGACTCCAATATATCCCTGCTCATCATACTCCCAAATAAGACGACGGGTCTGCTTGACCTGGAGCGTAATTTGAAGACGATCGATTTAGCAGACATTGAAAGTAGAATGACAATGGAGGATGTGGAAATAGCCATGCCCAGGTTTAGTCTAGAGTTTGATTTGGATCTAAGGGAGACACTGCAAGAG CTAGGCATATCGAAGTTATTCGATGATTCTGCGGATCTGAGTCGACTTTTTACAACGCCAACTGGACAGAAAATTTCAGCTGCCAAACACCGTGGATACATTAAAGTCAATGAGGCGGGATCTGAAGCTGCGGCTGTTACCT ttATGAAAATGGTGCCCATGAGTTTGAATATGCAGAAGAAAACCTTTAAGGTCGATCATCCCTTCATTTTCTTCATACACAACCCCAAAGCGGTTTTTTTCGCCGGTCGTTTTGTGGAgcctcaaaaaaataaaagttcaacATGTGACGATGGTTTGAAATCCATCAGTGAATCCATGAGAGTTGAAATGAGTCAAATGTTTTCTCGAAAGTCAGATTAa